A single Phoenix dactylifera cultivar Barhee BC4 chromosome 1, palm_55x_up_171113_PBpolish2nd_filt_p, whole genome shotgun sequence DNA region contains:
- the LOC103721444 gene encoding extensin isoform X2 yields the protein MELTKSNMGLLLFYISIFTTFLTQCGARGLRHFELYTSSDPYSSSHTIHLPYCVSPPLAPLPPSAAVPTPTISIQSSPPPPISYSPPSLTPNPPETVPGPPTCIPGPPEYELGPPSYVPSPPQFIPGPPLFEPPVVYPPPLAPPQPGAALRSLWCVAKPTVPDPIIREAMNYACGSGTNCDPIQPNGACYQPDTILAHASFAFNSYWQQTKAAGGTCDFGGTAILITTDPSYESCHFNLL from the exons ATGGAGCTAACAAAGAGCAACATGGGACTACTCCTATTCTATATCTCCATTTTTACCACCTTCTTAACTCAATGTG GAGCAAGAGGCTTGAGGCACTTCGAGTTGTACACATCTTCAGATCCCTACTCCTCCTCCCATACGATCCATCTTCCTTACTGCGTCAGCCCTCCTCTTGCTCCTCTGCCACCTTCGGCTGCTGTACCAACTCCAACAATCTCCATCCAATCTTCACCACCACCTCCCATATCCTACTCCCCACCAAGTCTCACTCCAAATCCACCAGAAACGGTGCCCGGCCCACCAACTTGCATACCAGGCCCACCTGAGTACGAGCTCGGGCCACCCAGTTACGTCCCAAGCCCACCACAATTCATCCCCGGCCCGCCGCTATTCGAACCACCGGTGGTGTACCCGCCTCCATTGGCGCCGCCGCAGCCCGGGGCTGCCCTACGCAGCCTCTGGTGCGTTGCGAAGCCCACGGTGCCGGACCCGATCATCCGAGAGGCTATGAACTATGCTTGCGGCTCGGGCACCAACTGCGACCCGATCCAGCCCAATGGTGCCTGCTACCAGCCCGATACAATATTAGCCCATGCTTCGTTTGCATTCAACAGCTACTGGCAGCAGACGAAGGCGGCCGGAGGGACGTGTGATTTTGGCGGCACAGCAATACTGATCACCACCGATCCAA GCTATGAGTCGTGTCATTTCAACCTTTTGTGA
- the LOC103721444 gene encoding vegetative cell wall protein gp1 isoform X1, giving the protein MELTKSNMGLLLFYISIFTTFLTQCGARGLRHFELYTSSDPYSSSHTIHLPYCVSPPLAPLPPSAAVPTPTISIQSSPPPPISYSPPSLTPNPPETVPGPPTCIPGPPEYELGPPSYVPSPPQFIPGPPLFEPPVVYPPPLAPPQPGAALRSLWCVAKPTVPDPIIREAMNYACGSGTNCDPIQPNGACYQPDTILAHASFAFNSYWQQTKAAGGTCDFGGTAILITTDPSEHTAMSRVISTFCELIPKYCTAIQWSFRDQNKCSTQTQFFPKFWVGL; this is encoded by the exons ATGGAGCTAACAAAGAGCAACATGGGACTACTCCTATTCTATATCTCCATTTTTACCACCTTCTTAACTCAATGTG GAGCAAGAGGCTTGAGGCACTTCGAGTTGTACACATCTTCAGATCCCTACTCCTCCTCCCATACGATCCATCTTCCTTACTGCGTCAGCCCTCCTCTTGCTCCTCTGCCACCTTCGGCTGCTGTACCAACTCCAACAATCTCCATCCAATCTTCACCACCACCTCCCATATCCTACTCCCCACCAAGTCTCACTCCAAATCCACCAGAAACGGTGCCCGGCCCACCAACTTGCATACCAGGCCCACCTGAGTACGAGCTCGGGCCACCCAGTTACGTCCCAAGCCCACCACAATTCATCCCCGGCCCGCCGCTATTCGAACCACCGGTGGTGTACCCGCCTCCATTGGCGCCGCCGCAGCCCGGGGCTGCCCTACGCAGCCTCTGGTGCGTTGCGAAGCCCACGGTGCCGGACCCGATCATCCGAGAGGCTATGAACTATGCTTGCGGCTCGGGCACCAACTGCGACCCGATCCAGCCCAATGGTGCCTGCTACCAGCCCGATACAATATTAGCCCATGCTTCGTTTGCATTCAACAGCTACTGGCAGCAGACGAAGGCGGCCGGAGGGACGTGTGATTTTGGCGGCACAGCAATACTGATCACCACCGATCCAAGTGAGCACACG GCTATGAGTCGTGTCATTTCAACCTTTTGTGAACTTATACCCAAATATTGCACAGCAATCCAATGGTCATTTCGAGACCAAAATAAGTGTAGCACACAAACACAGTTTTTTCCGAAGTTTTGGGTAGGACTTTAA
- the LOC120110274 gene encoding 36.4 kDa proline-rich protein-like, with protein MGKYVVASLILLINLTSLLPSLACPYCPYPTPPPPKKKPPRPPSPPKVHRSPPPPPPSPPPPSPPPPSPPKPKPCPPPPSPPPKPKPCPPPPKAPSSNCPIDTLKLDACVDLLGGLVHIGIGEDAKEKCCPVLEGLADLDAALCLCTTIKAKLLGINILLPVALEVLVDCGKHLPSDYQCPS; from the coding sequence ATGGGGAAGTATGTTGTGGCTAGCCTCATACTCCTAATTAACCTCACATCACTCCTTCCTTCTCTTGCTTGTCCCTACTGCCCTTATCCAACCCCTCCTCCCCCTAAGAAGAAACCCCCAAgaccaccatcaccaccaaaGGTCCATCGTTCCCCTCCTCCGCCACCACCATCTCCACCCCCACCAtccccaccaccaccatcaccaccaaaGCCAAAGCCATGCCcgccaccaccatcaccaccaccaaAGCCAAAGCCATGCCCGCCACCACCCAAGGCGCCATCATCCAATTGCCCGATCGACACGCTAAAGCTCGACGCATGCGTCGACCTCCTTGGAGGGCTTGTGCACATTGGAATCGGCGAGGATGCGAAAGAGAAGTGCTGCCCGGTCCTCGAAGGGCTCGCCGACTTGGACGCAGCTCTGTGCTTGTGCACCACCATAAAGGCCAAGCTCTTGGGCATAAACATCCTTCTGCCCGTTGCTCTTGAGGTGCTGGTGGACTGCGGCAAGCACTTACCATCTGACTATCAGTGTCCTTCTTAG